The Bartonella grahamii subsp. shimonis region TAGATGAACCATTAAACAATCTGGATATGAAACATGCCGTTTCTATGATGAAGCAGTTACGCCGCACAGCTGATGAACTGAAAAAAACCATTCTTATTGTTATGCACGATATTAATTTTGCATCATCTTATTCAGATATAATTGTTGCACTGAAAAATGGGAAAGCAGCCTATTGTGGGACTCCCAAAGAAATTATGCAGCCAGAAATTCTCAAAGACATTTATGGTGTTGATATTCAAATCAAAACAATCAATGACATCCCTATCGCTCTTTATTATCGATAATCTAAAGATTTTTTGCGCTTGCCTGCATTGTAGAATCTGCTACAGATAGTAAAATTGGCTTATTGGGGAATAGTTTAATGGTAGAACAGCGGACTCTGACTCCGTCAATCTTGGTTCGAATCCAAGTTCCCCAGCCAGTGGTGTATGTAGCTTGTCGGCGGGTTTTATATATGTAGCTTGTCGGCGGGTTTTGTATATTTTGACACTAGGTTTTGTATCAATTTATTTTTTTTCAAAGAGTTTTAAAGGTGTTCTCAAAGGGTCTTCAAAGGTCTTATCTAAAGGTTATTTAAAGACCCTTTAACGCGTTTTTCTGCTCCTATTTTTCCAAATCACTAAAGCGTGTAAAATCGGATTGAAATGCAAGGGGGACGATTCCTGTCGGACCGTGGCGTTGTTTTGCTATAATAACCTCAGCTTTACCCTTGGCTTGCTCCATTGCCTCTTGCCATTTGTGATATTCAGCAGTGCCTTCTTTGGGTTCTTCATTTTTGAGATAATATTCTTCACGATAAATGAACAAAACAATGTCGGCATCTTGCTCGATTGAACCAGATTCACGTAAATCGGAGAGTTGTGGACGTTTATCGGTTCGGTTTTCAACTTGACGCGAAAGTTGTGACAGGGCAATGATGGGAATATTGAGTTCTTTTGCAAGTGCTTTTAATCCGGTGGTAATGGCTGTAATTTCTTGAACGCGATTTTCTAATGAATGCTTTGAACCGCTTGTCATGAGTTGGATATAATCAATAATCAAGACATCTAGACCATGTTGTCGTTTAAGACGCCTTGCACGGGCGGACAATTGTGCAAGGGATACACCACCCGCTTGATCAATATAAAGAGGGATTGTTTGTAAGGAACGCATTGCGTAAATGATGTTGGTAAATTGCTCTTCTGAGATATTACCACGACGCATATCAGAAGAAGAAACCTTTATTTGTTCTGAGATAATACGGGTTGCAAGCTGTTCAGATGACATTTCAAGTGAGAAGAATCCTACTATCCCCCCTTCATTTTCTTGGCTGTTATCACGCTTACAAGCATTGGCAATATTAAAAGCAATATTGGTCGCCAGGGAGGTTTTCCCCATCCCAGGGCGCCCCGCTAGGATAATCAAATCAGATGGCTGTAGCCCCCCCATTTTCTCATCCAGGGTTTTGATATGGGTAGCGATCCCAGAGAGCTGTGAGGAACGCTTTTTTGCAGCGCTTGCCATGTTAAGTGCTTTTGCAATGGCTGTATCAAAGTTTTCAAACCCACCCCCATATTTGCCTTTTTCTGCCAATTCAAATAACTGATTTTCAATCGTTTCAATTTGTTGGGAAGGTGTAAATTCGACAGGCGCATCAAAAGCTGTATTGGCAACTTCATTGCCAAGATTAATCAAAGACCGGCGGATAAAAAGATCATAAATGACGCGTCCATAATCTTCAGCGTTAATAATAGTGACTGCCTCTGTGGCTAAGCGAACAACATATTGGTATACAGTAATATCTCCAACTTTTCCTTCCATTTGGATATAGGGCTTGATTGTAATGGGGTTTGCAAGATGACCCTTTTGAATAATTTGTAAGACAATCTCAAAAATCTTTTGATGGAGCGTTTCAAAAAAATGTTCTGCTTTGAGAAAGTCTGAAACGCGATCGAGTGCATTATTATTAATCAGGATTGCTCCAAGTAATGCCTGTTCAGCTTCAATATTATGGGGAAGTTGACGAAAAGAAGAAGCAAAGTTATCTCTTGGTTTCTCTGTTTTTAGCATGTTCAATGTTCTCATTGCTTTCTTTTCCCTTGTCTGGTGCCTCTAAGGTAATTTCTGTGGTGTAACCCGCTTTGTTTTTCATAGCGGTGGGTGACGGTAGCGGCTTTCCATAGACCATTGATTTCGCCTCGAAACCCTTGCAAGAGAAGCGGTTGATCCGCCATGATTTCTGGTCGCCCCGCAAGGGTCAAAGAACCACTGCCCACAGCACGGCAAAGTCGGTCTGATTCTGATGCAGCAGCAGCTTGTGCTTCTTCCTTACAGGTGTAACAAGTGCGCAGACGACGCACGGGACCGCTAAACCCTGTCTGATGCTTGACTTGGCATTGCTGCCCTTTTGAGCGATCAAAATAAGCAGCTTCAATGGTGCCATATTGCGTGCGTGGCTCGAGGGTGAATTCCCAGTTGGAACAGTCGTATTTATGAAGTTTGAATACGGGTAAATTATCTCCGCTTAAAAACAAAAACTTATTGTCCTTGATTAAAAAACGTGCCCGCATGCGGTCAGCAAGGCGGGTTAAAAAATCAACAGCCGATTGATCTGTACGCACCACATAAGGCAAAGTTTGTTTGGTAAACTGGGGACTGACCTTTGCTTGATAGCCGTGGCGTTTGGCGAGTGTCTCGACAATCTCGCCAATGGTTTTATGGTCAAAATGTTCACTCACCTGTTCTTTGAGTTCTTTACGCATCGAGGCACTTTTGCCGCAAAGACGCAAGATCTCTCCATCACTGCCCCCTGAGCTTACAACCGATTCGATAACAAAACACCCCATAAAAGCACTGATGCTGTTCTCATAGCCAAAGATCACCTGGAGCGCACTGTTGCTTGAGGGAACCTCTAAATCATTGCCACTATCATCAAACTCTGCTTCAAATGTATCGGCTTCATTCCCGGCATGGTCTGTAATGGTTGCGATTAAAAGACGCTGGTAAAAAACCGCGTGAACAGGTTTGTCTCCCACCTTGACCACAATAAAAGGGTGTGTACGCATTAATCCCATAGCCGTGTCACCGTGCTTTGGGGATTAGACAACACAAATTCAGGTAAAAAGACTTTTAAGCCTCGCGGTAAAAGAACACCATATTTGGCAATCTCTGGATTGGCTTCCAATGTGGCTTCTAAATAGCCTTTGAGTAAACCAGCCTGCCTCCGGTCCCCTAACACAACCATAGCATGGTGAAAGCAGATGAGATCGAGACTCATGTCCTCTAGCTCTACAACAACACGCTTTGCTGGTATCTTCATGGAATTTGCCCCACTTGATATTGCCCCACTTGATATTGCCCCACTTGATATTGCCCCACTTGATATTGCCCCTCTTGGGTTTGTCCTTGTGGTTTTCCGCCATTAAAAAAGGGCAAGAGCGTAATGGAATAGCGGATGCGCTGTGAGTGACCAGAGCGACTGATATAGTCGTGGTCTTTCGTGATACTGGTGATCACCACGGGTCCATGGAGAAGGACACTATAAGGTGGTATCATTGATCCAACGAAGCATCTGGACCGGCTTTGCTCTTTTGATCGTTGTGGTGATGGCATCAATGGCTACCCGATCACCAAATTCTTCTGGAAACCAAACGCCATGAATGGTTTTGGGATCATTGCCATAGCCGGTAAATTGCAAACTGGGAGACCTGCCAAAACGCTCCATACAAACCCATGAGGCAGAAAACTCTTCTTCAAAGGATTGGAAATTCAGCCAATCCACATAAAATTGATGCGGACCTAACATCATCAAAGGATCTCTCATAAGCTCCCTCCCCTCCCATTATTGTATCCCTTCCAGCCTGTTGTCTCTTTCAAAACTTATCATTGCCTCTCTCCTACACCATTATGCCTCTCCCCTCATTGCCTTCCCCCCCTCATTCTGTTCCCCATGCAGAACATTGGCGCGTGCCCGTTGAATGGCGTAAGCAACCGTTTGACCGGCAGCAACAGGGTCACGCGCGCCATTGACATGCACCGTGACATTTTGAGTGCGATACATAAGTTTGTGTCTCCCCCCTCATTCTGTTCCCCATGCAGAACATTGGCGCGTGCCCGTTGAATGACGTGGGCAACCGTTTGATCAGTGGCAACAGGATCACGCGCACCATTGACATGCACCATGACATTTTGAGTGCGATACATAAGTTTGTGTGTCCCTCCCCTCATTCTGTTCCCCCATGCAAGGCATTGGCGCGTGCCCGTTGAATGGCGTGGGCAACCGTTTGATCAGTGGCAACAGGATCACGCGCGCCATTGACATGCACTGTGACATTTTGAGTGCGATACATAAGTTTGTGTGTCCCCCTTCATTCTGTTCCCCCATGCAAGGCATTGGCGCGTGCCCGTTGAATGGCGTGGGCAACCGTTTGATCAGTGGCAACAGGATCACGCGCACCATTGACATGCACTGTGACATTTTGAGTGCGATACATAAGTTTGTGTGTCCCTCCCCTCATTCTGTTCCCCCATGCAGGGCATTGGCGCGTGCCCGTTGAATGGCGTGGGCAACCGTTTGATCAGTGGCAACAGGATCACGGGCGCCATTGACATGCACTGTGACATTTTGAGTGTGCGTGGTGGGGGAGCGCTCTTTGCCTTTTGCTTCTGTGAAAGGGGAACTTGCATACCCCGCCCCCGCAAATTGTGCAATCGGTTGAATGGCTGTTGTGCCTCCTAAAAAACTTGGCAAAAACTCTCTTAAATTAATGGACCCAAACCACCCCTTAATGCGGCTTGGCAAAGATTTACAAAAATCTGTCAATTGTGAGATGGTGCCCATAAAACCATCGACAATCCAACTCGCTAAATCTTCCCCTGCTTGTTCCATACTTGCCTTGGCACCCTCCGAGAGCTTTTCCCGGACAAAAAAGCTTCCCAACCAGCCCCAAAAGTTGGAAAGGCTTTGCTTAACGCCCTCCCACAAACCTTCAAAGCTTTGAACAACAACGCCAAGCCCTTGTTTAAACTTTTGCCAAGTTTGAGAGAAATCAAAAGCAGCAGCAATGATATTTTTCCATTTGGTGATGGTGGTGGTATCAGCACCAAAAAAGCGCATGACAGCCTCAAAAGCACGACCAAAAGCATGTGCTATCCCCCGTGCAAAGCCTTTAACAAAAGAAGAGAAACGATCCCAATATTTCCACAAAACAAAACCAGCAGCCATGATCACCGCCACAACAGCAGCAACCGCAGCTCCTATTGGGGTAAAAATAGCCCCCGCAACAGAGGCAATAGCAGCTCCAACCACTTCGATCACTGTTCCTACCCAACCAAAGGTGCTAGCAAATACCGTCCCTGAGACAGCAATCCCCCGCAAAGCGCCCACCAACAAGGTCATGGGGCGTAAGAGTCGAAGTGAACTTGCCCCAAGACCCGCGGTAAGCAAGCCCAGAGAGCGTCCTGAAGCCAATAGCCCTCGCCAACTTGCCTTCAGCATGCGGCTAAGAGACCCAAGCTTGATAAAAGAGGCAATCAATTGCAGGATCCCAAGGCGGGTTCCGGCAAAAGTAAAACGTACAACCCGCAAAGCGATGTTAAAAGCCATCAGGGCGGCAATGGTTTTGATGATCACACCGGTTAAAACAGGGTGTTCATTTGCCCATGCCATCAGCACGTTTAAAAAACCACCAACACTTTCCATTAAACTATTCACATGGGGCAACAACACCTCACCAATGGTAATCCCCAAAGCCACGATACGGTTTTGCAAAAGTTCAAACTGCCGCATGGCGCCGGTTGCTTGTTTGTCTGCCTCTTGCTCTACAGAGCCTTTAAAGACTTGTGGGTCTTCAACATAATCTAAAGCTTGCCCTAACAGTTCGGGGTTACCCACCAATTTGGCAAAATCACCGGTAAAATCTCGTCCAGCAATGGCAATCAGCGAACGCATCCCCTGTTCGGATTTACCCAACACATTAAAAAAGCGCACCAAGGTGCCGGTGGCATCTTTATCCAAATCTTCCATAAATTTTTGGCGAGAGAGACCAATATTGGTAAAAGCCTCTTCAATATGTTTACCCCCTGCCTGTATGCGCGCACTCATCGCATTAAAACCACGCGCGGCACTCTCAGGAACAATCCCAGCGGAAATCATCGCCGTACCAAAAGCTGCCGTTTCACGGGCTGTCAGTTTAAACATGGTGGCAGCACCGGTGGCGCGATTGGTAAAGTCAGAAACTTCACTGGCTTTTGCCGCCATGTGGTTAGAGAGATGATTGATGGCATCACCTAAATCTTCAATCCCTGCCTGATTAAGCTTAAAGACATTGCGCAATTTGGCAAAACGCTCCCCAATCTGGTCCCCCGTCATATCAAAGGCGACAGCTGCTTTGGCAGCATAAACACTAAAAGCCTCGAGATCTTGTTCACCAATCCCTGCTTGGCTGGCACTAGTCATCAATTCCAAGACTTCACGCGCCGCTAGCGGAATCTTGGTGGAGGTTTCCAAAGCAAAGCGGCGCAATTCCTTTAAGCGATCAAGGGGGGCATCCAGAACCTTTTCCAAGCCTTTCATTGATTGATCAAATTGCATGGCTTTATAGAGCGGCGCTATTAAGGTTGCTGTTTGCGCAATGGCACCCACCATGCGTCCACGGGCATGAATATAAGCATTTTGCGCTTTTTCTGTGGATTCTTTCAAGTGCTCAGGGTCAAACCAATTTTTAAAGTGCTGCCTTGTCTTGTTTTGGAAATGCGCAATATCGAGGCTAAAGGCTGCAAGATCGCGCTTGGCAGAAGCTATCCCCTCTTGCAGATGATTCACAAAACGCACAACAAGGGAAACATCCATGATCGCATCTTATCCTAACATTTGGCTTTCATATTCTTGGGCTTTCAAGCGCACTAATTCTTCGCGATAGGCAATCACATCCAGCCAATCCATCTGGTTAATTTCTGAAGGCGCCCAGTGATAATAAAGGGCTAGCTCTGCTCCAAATTGTCCGGCAGAGAGGATTGGCGTTGCGTAAAAAAAGCAAAAAAAGCCTTAAACACAGCCATAATGTCAACAACATCAAGACGATTAATCAGTTCAACCGTTTCATGGGACATATCGGCTAAAAGTACAGCTATTCCTTCCATGGCTTCATGAGTCAATAAAGCCTCACAAAGCTTGGCAATGAGAATATCATTGCTGAAAGGTATTTTATCTTCTTCTACAGCGGGCAAAAGTAACTTTGTCAGCTGTGGTCCAATCAACACGGCTAATTGGCGTGCTTGCTTGAAGTTTGGGCGATAAAAGGTCAGTTTCTTGCAGAGAGTTTCTTTGCCATCCTTGTCTTGATAAACAAGGGGAACCTGCAATTCCACCTCAACACTTGTTTGTAAACTTGTCATGATCAATTCCTATAAATGAGAGCCACATCAATAATGAAAGCTTATAAATTGAGAATAGAGCGGCGCCGCCCGCCGATATCTTGTCCATTGCGCACCAGCCAGCCGCCCCGTTTAAAGGAAAAGCGATGCAAAACAGAACCATCCCAAAATTCCGTATAGTCCCAAACATTTTTGATCTCGCAATCATAGCCCGTGGCTTTTCCAGCCGTTAAGCCTTCACTATCCACTTTGACCAAACGCCCTGTAACATCAATGGAATGTTCATGCTCGCGCCCGTCTTCTTCAGAGATCACATGTTTTTTGCCAGTGAATTTATGACGAAGACCAGGGGGGCCACCAAAGATGCCGATAATTTCGGGGGTGTGGCTGCGGATTTTCATTTGTAAACTCAAAGCTTTCACACCAAGACCAGCAACATCAATTTGCATATCAGAACCGCCTGGTTGATAGGTTTCTGTGATTTCCTCCAACGTGGGCAGTTTCAATGTCTCAAGATCAAGGTGAAGATTGACATCATCATCAACAATCAGGGTAAAACCGCGTACAATTCTTAACGTCATACATCACTCCTTGCTGCCTTGCGATAAGTTTCAAGCGTATCGCCAAATTGATAAGTCATTTTCTTTTGGATATCTTGCGCCAGACGGTCAAAATAAGCACCATTGCGCCGGCTCCCGAAACTCAAATCTTCTAGAGGAGGGACTTCTTCTGCATCAAATTCCACCCGCAATTTGCCCAATTGTAAATTGCTGTTTGAATTCAAATCACGATCAAACCAAACTCGCCCCCCTAAAAGCGCACCACGGGCAATCAGATCATCAAGAAACTGCGTGAGGCTGCGGGTGATAGCAATGACATGTTGACCGGTCAGATTCTCGTCATTGGCCCAAGGGCGTAAATTGTTAATGATTGTTTTTTCCAATGCTGCACGGGTGCGCACCACATTGACAAAACGCCAGAGTGGATCACTCGAGGTGGTGTGATTGCCCCATAAAATGCGTCCATTGGCAGCCATTTGCCCCACAGAATTATTTAAATGCGCATTTTGGCTAAGGCGGGCGGGAATAAAGGTGGCAATATCAGCTTGATTGAGGCGATTTGCCTCATGATCGATTTCGCCATCAAAATAGCTAATGGGACGCGCTGTGCCTAAAATGCCATGCACATCTTGGTTGGAGGGAGACCAAAAAACACCGCCCCTTTGCTTATCACGTTTGATAAACATGGCGGCTGCAAAAGGACTTGCTGGTTTAATACTAACACCCCCATCACCATTTGCCACCCGTACAAAAGGGTCAATCAAATAACAAAAGCGTGAGGAAAAATCTGCACGATAGGCAAGGCTTTCTTCCGTGTTTTTACCACCCGTATCAAACACCGCAATGGCTTGTAGCTTTTCTGCCACTTGTTCCAAGGCATCCGCCACGGGGTTTTTACCATTATCAAGGCGCCCTGCACTATAAGCTGGTGCTAACAAAATCCCAGGTTCCACCCCTAAATGCCCTCTAGCATGCGATAAGGCATGCACACCAGTCAAAGCCGTATTGGACCCCACCATCTCAGTTTGTGTCTCAGCAATGGTTGATTTTTCTTCCACCCGCACAAGGATAATTTGTGCTTCAATCCCCTGCGCGCGCACAGCATTGATAACATCAAGAGCCGTGCCTCTTACCCCAAGCTTTTGGATTTTCTCCACCTCATGCGTAAAGAGAAGAACAGGCTCGTTGAGGGGAAAAACTTGGTTGTCAGCATCAGGGGCTGTAACAACCGCCCCAATGGCGGTTTGATCAAATGTTGCTAAAGGACGGGAATCCTCACCAGCCTCTACAATGCGAATACCATGATTAAATTCTATTGCCATTTTGCTCTCCAAATCAATGGAGAGACAATAACAAGCATCACCATGCTCCATAAGCCTGACACTGTCAGTCAAAAAAAGCCCTTTAAAAGAGCTTTGAAAGAGCGATAAAAAGACTTTAAAAACATATAAAGCCTGCTTATAGAACAGCTATCCATTTGACTTGCGCTCTCTTTGGTTTTGTATTCATTCTTTCCATAATCTTATAAAAACAGCACCATCAGCCCCAGCACC contains the following coding sequences:
- a CDS encoding replicative DNA helicase encodes the protein MRTLNMLKTEKPRDNFASSFRQLPHNIEAEQALLGAILINNNALDRVSDFLKAEHFFETLHQKIFEIVLQIIQKGHLANPITIKPYIQMEGKVGDITVYQYVVRLATEAVTIINAEDYGRVIYDLFIRRSLINLGNEVANTAFDAPVEFTPSQQIETIENQLFELAEKGKYGGGFENFDTAIAKALNMASAAKKRSSQLSGIATHIKTLDEKMGGLQPSDLIILAGRPGMGKTSLATNIAFNIANACKRDNSQENEGGIVGFFSLEMSSEQLATRIISEQIKVSSSDMRRGNISEEQFTNIIYAMRSLQTIPLYIDQAGGVSLAQLSARARRLKRQHGLDVLIIDYIQLMTSGSKHSLENRVQEITAITTGLKALAKELNIPIIALSQLSRQVENRTDKRPQLSDLRESGSIEQDADIVLFIYREEYYLKNEEPKEGTAEYHKWQEAMEQAKGKAEVIIAKQRHGPTGIVPLAFQSDFTRFSDLEK
- a CDS encoding tail protein X, with product MKIPAKRVVVELEDMSLDLICFHHAMVVLGDRRQAGLLKGYLEATLEANPEIAKYGVLLPRGLKVFLPEFVLSNPQSTVTRLWD
- a CDS encoding phage tail tape measure protein, which translates into the protein MDVSLVVRFVNHLQEGIASAKRDLAAFSLDIAHFQNKTRQHFKNWFDPEHLKESTEKAQNAYIHARGRMVGAIAQTATLIAPLYKAMQFDQSMKGLEKVLDAPLDRLKELRRFALETSTKIPLAAREVLELMTSASQAGIGEQDLEAFSVYAAKAAVAFDMTGDQIGERFAKLRNVFKLNQAGIEDLGDAINHLSNHMAAKASEVSDFTNRATGAATMFKLTARETAAFGTAMISAGIVPESAARGFNAMSARIQAGGKHIEEAFTNIGLSRQKFMEDLDKDATGTLVRFFNVLGKSEQGMRSLIAIAGRDFTGDFAKLVGNPELLGQALDYVEDPQVFKGSVEQEADKQATGAMRQFELLQNRIVALGITIGEVLLPHVNSLMESVGGFLNVLMAWANEHPVLTGVIIKTIAALMAFNIALRVVRFTFAGTRLGILQLIASFIKLGSLSRMLKASWRGLLASGRSLGLLTAGLGASSLRLLRPMTLLVGALRGIAVSGTVFASTFGWVGTVIEVVGAAIASVAGAIFTPIGAAVAAVVAVIMAAGFVLWKYWDRFSSFVKGFARGIAHAFGRAFEAVMRFFGADTTTITKWKNIIAAAFDFSQTWQKFKQGLGVVVQSFEGLWEGVKQSLSNFWGWLGSFFVREKLSEGAKASMEQAGEDLASWIVDGFMGTISQLTDFCKSLPSRIKGWFGSINLREFLPSFLGGTTAIQPIAQFAGAGYASSPFTEAKGKERSPTTHTQNVTVHVNGARDPVATDQTVAHAIQRARANALHGGTE
- a CDS encoding phage major tail tube protein, translated to MTLRIVRGFTLIVDDDVNLHLDLETLKLPTLEEITETYQPGGSDMQIDVAGLGVKALSLQMKIRSHTPEIIGIFGGPPGLRHKFTGKKHVISEEDGREHEHSIDVTGRLVKVDSEGLTAGKATGYDCEIKNVWDYTEFWDGSVLHRFSFKRGGWLVRNGQDIGGRRRSILNL
- a CDS encoding phage tail sheath C-terminal domain-containing protein, which codes for MAIEFNHGIRIVEAGEDSRPLATFDQTAIGAVVTAPDADNQVFPLNEPVLLFTHEVEKIQKLGVRGTALDVINAVRAQGIEAQIILVRVEEKSTIAETQTEMVGSNTALTGVHALSHARGHLGVEPGILLAPAYSAGRLDNGKNPVADALEQVAEKLQAIAVFDTGGKNTEESLAYRADFSSRFCYLIDPFVRVANGDGGVSIKPASPFAAAMFIKRDKQRGGVFWSPSNQDVHGILGTARPISYFDGEIDHEANRLNQADIATFIPARLSQNAHLNNSVGQMAANGRILWGNHTTSSDPLWRFVNVVRTRAALEKTIINNLRPWANDENLTGQHVIAITRSLTQFLDDLIARGALLGGRVWFDRDLNSNSNLQLGKLRVEFDAEEVPPLEDLSFGSRRNGAYFDRLAQDIQKKMTYQFGDTLETYRKAARSDV